The following coding sequences lie in one Flavobacterium sp. 20NA77.7 genomic window:
- a CDS encoding sigma-70 family RNA polymerase sigma factor, with protein sequence MRQLKITKQVTNRETASLDKYLQEIGKVDLITADEEVDLAQRIKAGDQRALEKLTKANLRFVVSVAKQYQNQGLTLPDLINEGNLGLIKAAQRFDETRGFKFISYAVWWIRQSILQALAEQSRIVRLPLNKIGSINKINKMYALLEQSNERPPSAEEIAKELDMTVNDVKESMKNSGRHLSMDAPLVEGEDSNLYDVLRSGESPNPDRELIHESLQTEIERALETLTPREADVVRLYFGLGDQHPMTLEEIGETFDLTRERVRQIKEKAIRRLKHTSRSKILKTYLG encoded by the coding sequence ATGAGACAGCTTAAAATTACTAAGCAGGTTACCAATCGTGAAACTGCATCACTAGACAAATACTTACAAGAAATAGGCAAAGTAGATTTAATTACTGCCGATGAAGAAGTTGATTTAGCACAACGTATCAAAGCTGGTGACCAACGTGCTTTAGAGAAATTAACCAAAGCTAATTTACGCTTCGTCGTATCTGTAGCAAAACAATATCAAAATCAAGGATTAACCCTTCCTGATTTAATTAACGAAGGAAACTTAGGCTTAATAAAAGCAGCTCAACGTTTTGATGAAACACGTGGTTTCAAATTTATTTCGTATGCCGTTTGGTGGATTCGTCAATCTATTTTGCAAGCTTTAGCAGAACAATCTCGTATTGTTCGTTTGCCTTTAAACAAAATTGGTTCTATCAATAAAATCAACAAAATGTATGCTTTATTAGAACAATCTAATGAGCGTCCGCCTTCTGCAGAAGAAATTGCCAAGGAATTAGACATGACCGTAAATGATGTAAAAGAATCAATGAAAAATTCTGGTCGTCATTTATCCATGGATGCACCATTAGTTGAAGGAGAAGATTCTAACCTATATGACGTATTGCGTTCGGGAGAATCTCCAAATCCAGATAGAGAGTTAATCCACGAATCCTTACAAACAGAAATAGAACGTGCGTTAGAAACCTTAACGCCAAGAGAAGCAGATGTCGTTCGTTTGTACTTTGGTTTAGGTGATCAACATCCGATGACGTTAGAAGAAATTGGTGAAACTTTTGACCTAACTCGCGAACGTGTTCGTCAAATTAAAGAAAAAGCAATCCGAAGATTAAAACATACTTCGAGAAGTAAAATCTTGAAAACATACTTGGGTTAA
- a CDS encoding cell division protein FtsQ/DivIB, producing MKRLNWQNIRLVLLLLLVVFLYSFALQRNQQRKIDNIRIDFQGDSKMFLTHQMVNNLLIQNLKQASTYKKEQLDLKYLESVLQKHPFIEKAEVFTSEDGMLITKIKQRSPIARVINDNRNFYVDKNGSVFEMSDVYSARVPLVKGNVSGHFKKGFAKTFKAINEDDFLKKNIIAVEIFDNGSMKMFTREHNYEIVFGRPILIDKKFRNYKAFYQYAQKDTLLDKYKSINLMFTQQVVCSK from the coding sequence ATGAAAAGGTTAAATTGGCAAAATATTCGTTTAGTTTTACTCCTACTTTTGGTAGTGTTTTTATATTCTTTTGCTTTGCAGAGAAATCAACAACGAAAAATCGACAACATTAGAATTGATTTTCAAGGGGATAGTAAAATGTTTTTAACACATCAAATGGTTAATAACTTGTTAATACAAAATTTAAAACAGGCTTCTACATATAAAAAAGAACAATTAGATTTGAAGTATCTAGAAAGTGTGTTGCAAAAGCATCCATTTATCGAAAAAGCAGAGGTTTTTACTTCTGAAGACGGAATGTTAATAACTAAAATAAAACAAAGATCCCCAATCGCAAGAGTTATTAACGATAACCGAAATTTTTATGTTGATAAAAACGGTAGCGTTTTTGAAATGTCTGATGTTTATTCGGCAAGAGTGCCTCTTGTTAAAGGAAATGTAAGCGGTCATTTTAAAAAGGGTTTTGCGAAAACATTTAAGGCAATTAATGAAGATGATTTTTTGAAGAAAAATATAATTGCTGTCGAAATTTTTGATAATGGAAGTATGAAAATGTTCACAAGAGAACATAATTATGAAATTGTTTTTGGAAGGCCAATTTTAATTGATAAAAAATTTAGAAATTATAAAGCATTTTATCAATACGCACAAAAAGACACACTGTTAGATAAATATAAATCAATAAATTTAATGTTCACACAACAAGTTGTGTGTTCAAAATAA
- the ftsA gene encoding cell division protein FtsA has product MSKESIAVGLDIGTTKIVAMIGKKNEYGKLEILGVGKSKSLGVHRGVVNNITQTIQSIQQAVAEAENNSGYKINDVVVGIAGQHIRSIQHSDYISRKNPDEVIGEYDIDLLTSQVQNLAMLPGEEIIHALPQEFKIDGQAEIKEPVGMYGGRVESSFHIVVGQAASIRNLGRCVKSAGLELTGLTLEPLASADAVLSQEEKEAGVALIDIGGGTTDLAIFKDGIIRHTAVIPFGGNVITDDIKEGCSIIEKQAELLKTRFGSAWPGENKDNEIVSIPGLRGREPKEISLKNLSKIIHARVVEIIEQVYAEIKQYGHEEPKKKLIAGIVLTGGGSQLNHIKQLVEYITGMDTRIGYPNEHLAGNSDDELSSPLYATSVGLVMESLRNNLHSATPFVEMKKEEPVVVQKPTEQPIQNETALEEEVQTAPQQEEPQKRRYDFNNLLGKIKEFLDNAE; this is encoded by the coding sequence ATGAGTAAAGAAAGTATTGCAGTAGGATTAGACATAGGTACAACAAAAATTGTAGCTATGATTGGCAAGAAAAATGAGTATGGTAAATTAGAAATTCTTGGGGTAGGTAAATCGAAAAGTTTGGGTGTACACCGAGGAGTTGTTAATAATATTACTCAGACTATTCAATCTATTCAACAAGCGGTTGCTGAAGCAGAAAATAATTCAGGTTACAAAATTAATGATGTAGTGGTGGGTATCGCTGGTCAACATATACGCAGTATTCAACACAGCGATTATATTAGTAGAAAAAATCCAGATGAAGTGATTGGTGAGTATGACATTGATTTGTTAACGAGTCAAGTGCAAAATTTAGCCATGCTTCCTGGAGAAGAAATTATACATGCTTTACCTCAAGAATTTAAAATTGATGGTCAGGCAGAAATAAAAGAACCTGTGGGGATGTATGGAGGCAGAGTAGAATCTAGCTTTCATATCGTAGTAGGGCAAGCGGCTTCTATTCGAAATTTAGGTAGATGCGTTAAGAGTGCAGGATTAGAATTAACAGGTTTAACTCTAGAGCCATTGGCTTCGGCGGATGCTGTTTTGAGTCAGGAAGAAAAAGAAGCTGGTGTAGCATTGATTGATATAGGTGGTGGAACAACAGATTTAGCTATTTTTAAAGACGGTATTATCAGACATACAGCAGTGATTCCTTTTGGTGGAAATGTAATAACTGATGATATTAAAGAAGGTTGTTCAATTATCGAAAAACAAGCGGAGTTATTAAAAACCCGTTTTGGTTCGGCTTGGCCAGGAGAAAATAAAGACAACGAAATTGTTTCAATACCAGGTCTTAGAGGAAGAGAACCAAAAGAAATTTCATTAAAAAACTTGTCAAAAATTATTCATGCAAGAGTAGTAGAAATTATTGAACAAGTATATGCCGAAATAAAGCAATATGGACACGAAGAGCCAAAGAAAAAATTAATTGCAGGAATTGTTTTAACAGGAGGTGGTTCGCAGTTAAACCATATAAAGCAGTTAGTAGAATATATTACAGGAATGGATACAAGAATAGGGTATCCAAATGAGCATTTAGCAGGAAATTCTGATGACGAACTTTCTAGCCCCTTATATGCTACCTCAGTGGGTTTGGTTATGGAAAGTTTGAGAAATAATTTGCATAGTGCTACTCCATTTGTGGAAATGAAAAAAGAAGAGCCTGTAGTGGTTCAAAAACCTACAGAGCAACCTATTCAGAATGAAACGGCTTTAGAAGAGGAAGTGCAAACGGCACCTCAACAAGAAGAGCCACAAAAAAGAAGATATGATTTTAATAATCTTCTTGGAAAAATTAAAGAGTTTTTAGACAACGCAGAATAA
- a CDS encoding polyribonucleotide nucleotidyltransferase, producing MIPKATQEIIDLGDGRTISIETGKLAKQADGSVVVRLGDCMLLATAVSARTSNPGVDFLPLTVDYREKFAAAGRFPGGFFKREARPSDSEVLTMRLVDRVLRPLFPDDYHAETQVMIQLMSHDENVMPDALAGLAASAALAVSDIPFYNLISEVRVARIDGKFVINPSREELALSDIDMMIGASKDSVCMVEGEMKEISEHEMVEAIKFAHEAIKVQIEAQERLRTAVGSPAYRTYEGEKEDEAYYKKVKAAAYDKCYAIAQEASGKSERTEKFAAVKEEVKALFTEEELAENGDLVSKYFYKTNKEAVRNVILEKGLRLDGRKTTEIRPIWCETDYLPSVHGSSIFTRGETQALATVTLGTSREANQIDSPSEQGEEKFYLHYNFPPFSTGEAKPLRGTSRREVGHGNLAQRALKNMVPADCPYTIRIVSEVLESNGSSSMATVCAGTMALMDAGVQMVKPVSGIAMGLITDGEKFAVLSDILGDEDHLGDMDFKVTGTADGITACQMDIKIEGLRYDIMEQALGQARDGRLHILGKLTETIATPREDVKKHAPKIITRTIPGAFIGALIGPGGKVIQELQKATGTTIVINEVDEQGVVEILGTDPDGIAAVLAKIDSIIFKPTIGESYEVKVIKMLDFGAVVEYTAAPGNEVLLHVSELAWERTENVTDVVNMGDVFMVKYLGIDSKTRKEKVSRKQLLPRPPREDKKDDAPKA from the coding sequence ATGATTCCTAAAGCAACCCAAGAAATTATCGATTTAGGCGATGGAAGAACCATCTCAATCGAAACAGGAAAATTAGCCAAACAAGCCGATGGTTCGGTAGTTGTTCGCTTAGGAGACTGTATGCTATTAGCAACAGCCGTTTCAGCAAGAACTTCTAACCCAGGCGTAGACTTTTTACCACTTACGGTAGATTACCGTGAAAAATTTGCCGCTGCTGGGCGTTTTCCAGGTGGTTTTTTCAAAAGAGAAGCACGTCCAAGTGACAGCGAAGTATTGACTATGCGTTTAGTAGACCGTGTATTGCGTCCACTTTTCCCAGACGATTACCACGCAGAAACTCAAGTTATGATTCAGTTAATGTCTCATGACGAAAATGTAATGCCAGATGCCTTAGCGGGATTAGCTGCATCAGCTGCCTTAGCTGTTTCTGACATTCCGTTTTACAACCTAATTTCTGAAGTACGTGTAGCGCGTATTGATGGAAAATTTGTAATCAACCCAAGCAGAGAAGAATTAGCATTATCTGACATCGATATGATGATTGGTGCTTCTAAAGATTCTGTTTGTATGGTAGAAGGTGAAATGAAAGAAATTTCAGAACACGAAATGGTGGAAGCAATTAAATTTGCCCACGAAGCTATCAAAGTTCAAATTGAAGCACAAGAACGCTTACGAACTGCTGTAGGTTCGCCAGCTTATAGAACATATGAAGGTGAAAAAGAAGATGAAGCGTATTATAAAAAAGTAAAAGCTGCAGCATACGATAAATGCTATGCTATTGCACAAGAAGCTTCAGGAAAAAGCGAAAGAACTGAAAAATTTGCTGCGGTAAAAGAAGAGGTAAAAGCATTATTTACAGAAGAAGAATTAGCAGAAAATGGAGATTTAGTTTCTAAATACTTCTACAAAACAAATAAAGAAGCCGTTCGTAACGTAATCCTTGAAAAAGGACTTCGTCTTGACGGTAGAAAAACAACTGAAATCAGACCTATTTGGTGTGAAACAGATTATTTACCATCTGTACACGGTTCGTCTATATTTACACGTGGAGAAACGCAAGCTTTAGCAACCGTAACTTTAGGAACATCTAGAGAAGCAAATCAAATTGATTCTCCATCTGAACAAGGTGAAGAAAAATTCTATTTACACTACAACTTCCCTCCTTTTTCTACAGGTGAAGCAAAACCTTTAAGAGGAACTTCAAGAAGAGAAGTAGGTCATGGAAACTTAGCACAACGTGCGTTAAAAAATATGGTACCTGCAGATTGTCCTTACACTATTCGTATCGTTTCTGAAGTTTTAGAATCTAACGGTTCTTCTTCTATGGCAACCGTATGTGCTGGAACGATGGCCTTAATGGATGCGGGTGTACAAATGGTAAAACCAGTTTCTGGTATTGCTATGGGATTGATCACTGACGGCGAGAAATTTGCTGTACTATCTGATATTTTAGGTGATGAAGATCATTTAGGAGACATGGATTTTAAAGTAACGGGAACGGCTGACGGTATAACAGCTTGTCAAATGGATATCAAAATCGAAGGATTGCGTTATGACATTATGGAACAAGCCTTAGGTCAAGCTCGTGACGGACGTTTACATATTTTAGGTAAACTTACTGAAACTATTGCTACTCCAAGAGAAGATGTTAAAAAACACGCACCAAAAATTATCACCAGAACTATACCTGGTGCATTCATTGGCGCTTTAATTGGTCCTGGTGGAAAAGTAATTCAAGAATTACAAAAAGCTACTGGTACAACTATTGTTATCAATGAAGTTGACGAACAAGGCGTTGTAGAAATCTTAGGAACAGATCCAGACGGAATTGCAGCAGTATTGGCTAAAATTGATTCAATTATCTTTAAACCAACGATAGGAGAATCTTATGAGGTAAAAGTAATCAAAATGCTTGATTTTGGTGCGGTTGTAGAATATACTGCAGCGCCTGGAAACGAAGTGTTATTACACGTATCTGAATTAGCATGGGAACGTACAGAAAACGTTACGGATGTAGTAAATATGGGAGACGTATTTATGGTAAAATACTTAGGTATCGACTCTAAAACGCGCAAAGAGAAAGTGTCTCGTAAACAATTATTACCTCGCCCACCAAGAGAAGATAAAAAAGATGACGCTCCAAAAGCATAA
- a CDS encoding GatB/YqeY domain-containing protein produces the protein MSLESKIMEHMKEAMKAKNTVALEALRAIKSAIILAKTESGATDTLSEEDEVKILQRLVKQRKDSATIFTEQGRTDLAEPELAQIAVIEQFLPAQLSEVEVEAVVSKIISDGGFSGMAAMGQVMGQASKVLAGQTDGKTISTIVKKLLG, from the coding sequence ATGAGCTTAGAATCAAAAATAATGGAGCACATGAAAGAAGCTATGAAAGCAAAAAACACAGTTGCTTTGGAAGCTTTAAGAGCTATAAAATCAGCTATTATATTAGCTAAAACAGAATCGGGAGCTACTGATACTTTATCGGAAGAAGATGAAGTAAAAATACTCCAACGATTAGTAAAACAAAGAAAAGATAGCGCTACTATATTCACAGAACAAGGTAGAACTGACTTGGCCGAACCAGAATTGGCTCAAATTGCTGTCATTGAACAGTTTTTACCCGCTCAGTTATCAGAGGTAGAAGTAGAAGCGGTAGTTTCTAAAATTATTTCAGATGGTGGCTTTTCAGGTATGGCAGCAATGGGACAAGTTATGGGACAAGCGTCAAAAGTTTTAGCAGGTCAAACCGACGGAAAAACTATTTCCACTATTGTTAAAAAACTTTTAGGATAA
- the murG gene encoding undecaprenyldiphospho-muramoylpentapeptide beta-N-acetylglucosaminyltransferase, with the protein MKQPKFIISGGGTGGHIYPAVAIANELKARFPEAQFLFVGAQDKMEMQKVPQAGYEIKGLWIAGLQRKVTFQNMLFPVKLVSSLVKSFFILKQFKPDVVIGTGGFASGAVLKVASVLGIPTVIQEQNSYPGITNKLLAKKANAICVAYENLERFFPKEKLILTGNPVRQDLLVQASKSEANTYFKFDESKKTVLVLGGSLGARRINQLIEKELDFLVAQNCQIIWQCGKLYLNDYSKYNDNKNVQVVAFIDRMDLVYAAADIIISRSGASSVSELCIVGKPTIFIPSPNVAEDHQTKNAKALADKKGAILLKENELNEKFETTFSDIISNENLQIELSQNIKNLAKPNATKDIVEEIIKLIN; encoded by the coding sequence ATGAAACAACCAAAATTCATAATTAGCGGAGGCGGCACTGGAGGACATATTTATCCTGCAGTTGCTATTGCCAACGAATTAAAAGCACGTTTTCCAGAAGCGCAATTCCTTTTTGTGGGTGCGCAAGATAAAATGGAAATGCAAAAAGTGCCTCAAGCAGGTTATGAAATTAAAGGATTGTGGATAGCAGGTTTGCAACGAAAAGTAACGTTTCAAAACATGTTATTTCCTGTAAAATTAGTTTCAAGTTTAGTAAAATCATTTTTTATTTTAAAACAATTCAAACCTGATGTTGTTATAGGTACAGGCGGTTTTGCAAGTGGAGCGGTTTTAAAAGTAGCTTCTGTGTTAGGGATTCCAACGGTTATTCAAGAGCAGAATTCATACCCGGGAATTACAAATAAATTACTAGCTAAAAAAGCCAATGCTATTTGTGTAGCGTATGAAAATTTGGAACGATTTTTTCCAAAAGAAAAACTTATACTAACAGGCAATCCAGTGCGACAAGATTTATTAGTTCAAGCTAGCAAGAGTGAAGCGAATACCTATTTTAAGTTCGATGAATCTAAAAAAACAGTATTGGTTTTAGGCGGAAGTTTAGGCGCAAGAAGAATCAATCAATTAATTGAAAAAGAATTAGATTTTTTAGTAGCACAAAATTGTCAAATCATCTGGCAATGCGGTAAATTGTATTTAAATGATTATTCAAAATACAACGATAATAAAAATGTTCAAGTGGTAGCTTTTATTGATAGAATGGATTTAGTGTATGCGGCAGCAGATATCATTATTTCGCGTTCTGGTGCTTCATCGGTTTCGGAATTATGTATTGTGGGTAAGCCTACGATTTTTATTCCATCGCCCAATGTGGCAGAAGATCATCAAACGAAAAATGCCAAAGCACTTGCAGATAAAAAAGGAGCAATCCTACTAAAAGAAAACGAATTGAATGAAAAATTTGAAACAACATTTTCAGATATAATTTCAAATGAAAATTTGCAAATAGAATTAAGTCAAAACATAAAAAATTTAGCGAAACCAAACGCAACAAAAGATATTGTTGAAGAAATTATCAAGCTAATCAACTAA
- the rpe gene encoding ribulose-phosphate 3-epimerase, which translates to MKNTLIAPSILAADFANLQKEINMVNKSEADLFHIDIMDGVFVPNISFGMPVLEAIKKHAKKSLDVHLMIVDPDRYISSFKKLGADVLTVHYEACTHLHRTIQAIKAEGMKAGVALNPHTPVALLEDIIKDIDLVCIMSVNPGFGGQSFIEHTYDKVAQLKEMIRRNKANTLIEIDGGVTNKNAKQLAEAGADILVAGSYVFSAKDSIATIADLKAITK; encoded by the coding sequence ATGAAAAACACCTTAATAGCGCCCTCTATTTTAGCAGCAGATTTTGCAAATCTCCAAAAAGAGATCAACATGGTTAATAAAAGCGAAGCAGATTTGTTTCATATTGACATTATGGATGGTGTTTTTGTGCCTAACATTTCTTTTGGAATGCCTGTTTTAGAAGCCATAAAAAAACATGCAAAAAAAAGCTTAGACGTTCATTTAATGATTGTTGATCCTGATCGCTACATTAGTAGTTTTAAAAAACTAGGTGCTGACGTTTTAACTGTTCATTATGAAGCATGTACACATTTGCATCGTACTATACAAGCTATAAAAGCCGAAGGAATGAAAGCTGGAGTTGCACTGAACCCACATACACCTGTGGCACTATTAGAAGATATTATTAAAGATATTGACTTGGTATGTATTATGAGTGTTAATCCTGGTTTTGGTGGGCAATCTTTTATAGAACACACCTATGATAAAGTAGCACAATTAAAAGAAATGATTCGCAGAAATAAAGCAAATACGCTTATTGAGATTGATGGTGGTGTAACAAATAAAAATGCCAAACAATTGGCCGAAGCGGGCGCAGATATTTTAGTGGCTGGTAGCTATGTTTTTAGTGCTAAAGATTCTATTGCCACTATCGCTGATTTAAAAGCGATTACTAAGTAA
- the ftsZ gene encoding cell division protein FtsZ yields MESNNEFGNITFDLPKNQSNVIKVIGVGGGGSNAINHMFKQGIIGVDFVVCNTDSQALQSSPVPNKIQLGVNLTEGLGAGAKPEVGHQAALESIEEIEKMLDANTKMVFITAGMGGGTGTGAAPVIAQLAKERGILTVGIVTIPFQFEGKSRSEQALAGVERLRKQVDSLIVINNNKLREVYGNLGFKAGFSKADEVLATASKGIAEVITNHLTMNIDLKDAKTVLSDSGTAIMGSSVAEGPERAKSAIVEALDSPLLNDNKIAGAKNVLLLITFGSNEITIDEISEINEYIQSEAGHNANIIMGVGEDEKLGEAISVTVIATGFNIDQQIEIVNAEPKKIIHTLEGEQKAVHNLTPQAVLSATPVNEPIVEEQIAPVAKEVLPETESRIVFDLNEFEVETPQFVQESVSELVPTTDYLRSIDVTFELVAPQIQIETPVAQTLQPIAQEFEIISSQVREIEVVAPEFVKGKEEEISFSLDLFDTKSVEMPVENTVVFDFSNEVNQMSVTEPVQVLPVTEMNENGIIRYSLEEEIEMVAEPVAEVNKVVEPIEAELNFTVKQTEVAFDAPHALDNSPLEMSIEETLKARAEERKRKLKDFNYKFNNPGRIDELEKEPAFKRLGIDVTSMPNQNQQSRMSLGLDSNDDVQLRSNNSFLHDNVD; encoded by the coding sequence ATGGAGAGCAACAACGAATTTGGAAACATTACTTTTGATTTACCTAAAAATCAGTCAAACGTAATTAAAGTTATCGGAGTAGGTGGCGGCGGAAGCAACGCTATCAACCACATGTTTAAACAAGGTATCATAGGTGTTGACTTTGTAGTTTGTAATACAGACTCACAAGCCTTACAAAGCAGTCCAGTGCCAAATAAAATTCAGTTAGGGGTTAACTTAACAGAAGGATTAGGCGCAGGTGCAAAACCAGAAGTAGGCCATCAGGCAGCCCTTGAAAGCATTGAAGAAATTGAAAAAATGCTAGACGCTAATACTAAGATGGTATTTATTACCGCTGGTATGGGCGGCGGAACAGGTACAGGTGCAGCTCCGGTAATTGCTCAATTGGCTAAAGAAAGAGGCATTCTAACTGTAGGTATCGTAACTATTCCATTCCAGTTTGAAGGTAAGTCTAGATCAGAACAAGCGTTAGCAGGAGTTGAAAGATTAAGAAAACAAGTAGATTCTTTAATTGTTATTAATAATAATAAATTAAGAGAAGTTTATGGCAACTTAGGTTTCAAGGCAGGGTTCTCCAAAGCTGATGAAGTATTAGCTACGGCTTCTAAAGGTATCGCAGAAGTGATTACAAATCACTTAACAATGAATATTGACTTAAAAGATGCTAAAACAGTTTTAAGCGATAGTGGTACTGCTATTATGGGATCTTCTGTTGCTGAAGGACCTGAAAGAGCTAAAAGCGCTATTGTTGAAGCGTTAGACTCACCCTTATTAAATGATAATAAAATTGCTGGTGCCAAAAATGTATTGTTGCTTATCACGTTTGGTTCTAACGAAATTACTATCGATGAAATTAGTGAAATCAATGAATATATTCAATCTGAAGCAGGTCACAACGCAAACATCATTATGGGTGTGGGTGAAGATGAAAAACTAGGCGAAGCTATTTCTGTAACAGTAATTGCAACGGGGTTTAACATTGACCAACAAATCGAAATTGTAAATGCTGAACCAAAAAAAATTATACACACACTAGAAGGTGAACAAAAGGCAGTTCATAATTTAACACCGCAAGCAGTGCTTTCTGCAACGCCTGTTAATGAACCTATTGTAGAAGAGCAAATCGCACCTGTAGCAAAGGAAGTACTTCCAGAAACGGAATCTAGAATTGTGTTTGATTTAAATGAATTTGAAGTAGAAACACCTCAATTCGTTCAAGAGTCAGTTTCTGAGTTAGTACCAACAACAGATTATTTAAGAAGTATTGATGTAACTTTTGAACTAGTAGCTCCACAAATTCAAATAGAAACACCAGTTGCACAAACACTTCAACCAATCGCACAAGAATTTGAAATTATTAGTTCTCAAGTAAGAGAAATTGAAGTAGTTGCACCTGAATTTGTTAAAGGAAAAGAAGAAGAAATTTCATTTTCATTAGATTTATTCGATACAAAATCTGTGGAAATGCCTGTAGAAAATACAGTCGTTTTTGATTTTTCAAATGAAGTAAACCAAATGAGTGTTACAGAGCCAGTTCAAGTATTGCCTGTTACTGAAATGAATGAAAACGGCATTATTCGTTATTCTCTAGAAGAAGAAATTGAAATGGTTGCCGAACCCGTAGCTGAAGTAAATAAAGTGGTAGAGCCTATTGAAGCAGAATTAAACTTTACAGTAAAACAAACAGAAGTGGCTTTTGATGCTCCTCATGCATTAGATAATTCTCCCTTAGAAATGTCTATTGAAGAAACACTAAAAGCAAGAGCAGAGGAACGAAAAAGAAAATTAAAAGACTTTAATTATAAGTTTAATAATCCTGGACGTATAGATGAGTTAGAAAAAGAACCTGCTTTTAAACGATTAGGAATAGATGTAACAAGCATGCCAAATCAAAACCAACAATCGAGAATGTCATTAGGACTTGATAGTAATGACGATGTGCAGTTGCGTTCAAATAATTCATTTTTACACGATAATGTAGATTAA
- the murC gene encoding UDP-N-acetylmuramate--L-alanine ligase — protein MNLNQIHNVYFIGIGGIGMSALARYFQYIGKNVAGYDKTETQLTDELQALGLAIHFEDNINLIPKDFYCENTLVVVTPAVPVSHSEWNYFVEREYTIKKRAEVLGLITKDTYCFAVAGTHGKTTTSSILGHVLYESGVDVTAFLGGIVENYNSNLIGSGKTVTVVEADEFDRSFLHLHPNVSCITSMDADHLDIYGDAAHIEESFREFAAKTSKENLYIIKGLPLEGITIGVSNDADFSAHNIRIENGFYVFDVKTPTELVQNVKFGLPGHHNLTNALLAFAMAKSYGVSNDKICAALASFKGVRRRFSFQIREENRVYIDDYAHHPTEINAVHQAVRELYPGKKIIAAFQPHLFSRTKDFADGFAESLAKFDEIVLLEIYPARELPIEGINSTWLLNKINNPNKKLVDKKELIQVFKHSNATVFVTIGAGDIGEMVKDIKKELM, from the coding sequence ATGAACCTAAACCAAATACATAACGTCTATTTTATCGGTATCGGAGGCATCGGTATGAGTGCTTTGGCTCGTTATTTTCAATATATCGGAAAAAATGTAGCGGGTTATGATAAAACCGAAACGCAATTAACAGACGAGTTGCAAGCATTGGGTTTAGCCATTCATTTTGAAGATAATATTAATTTAATTCCAAAAGATTTTTACTGTGAAAATACCTTGGTAGTGGTAACGCCTGCTGTTCCTGTTTCTCATTCAGAGTGGAATTATTTTGTAGAACGAGAATATACCATTAAAAAACGCGCCGAAGTATTAGGATTAATTACCAAAGACACTTATTGTTTTGCGGTAGCGGGCACACACGGAAAAACAACAACATCAAGTATTTTAGGACATGTTTTGTATGAAAGTGGAGTAGATGTTACTGCTTTTTTAGGCGGAATTGTTGAAAATTATAATTCTAACTTAATTGGCTCGGGAAAAACGGTTACCGTTGTTGAGGCAGATGAGTTTGACCGTTCATTTTTGCATTTACATCCAAATGTTTCTTGTATAACCTCTATGGATGCAGATCATTTAGATATTTATGGCGATGCAGCACATATTGAAGAATCTTTTAGGGAATTTGCAGCCAAAACTTCAAAAGAAAATTTATACATCATAAAAGGATTACCTCTTGAAGGAATAACAATAGGAGTATCAAACGATGCTGATTTTTCGGCACATAATATTCGTATCGAGAATGGCTTTTATGTGTTTGATGTTAAAACTCCAACGGAATTAGTGCAAAATGTAAAATTTGGTTTACCTGGGCATCACAATTTAACAAATGCATTATTGGCTTTCGCAATGGCAAAATCCTATGGAGTTTCAAATGATAAAATCTGCGCTGCTTTAGCTAGTTTTAAAGGTGTTAGACGTCGTTTTTCATTTCAAATACGAGAAGAAAACAGAGTGTATATTGATGATTATGCACACCATCCTACTGAGATAAATGCCGTTCATCAGGCAGTTCGTGAATTGTATCCCGGAAAGAAAATTATAGCTGCTTTTCAGCCGCATTTGTTTAGTCGAACCAAAGATTTTGCTGATGGTTTTGCCGAAAGCCTAGCAAAATTTGATGAGATAGTATTACTTGAAATTTATCCAGCAAGAGAATTGCCAATTGAAGGAATAAATTCAACTTGGTTGTTAAATAAAATTAATAATCCAAATAAAAAATTAGTAGATAAAAAAGAATTGATACAAGTTTTTAAACATTCAAATGCAACTGTTTTTGTAACCATTGGAGCAGGTGATATTGGTGAAATGGTTAAAGATATTAAGAAAGAATTGATGTAA